AAGCTCACGCCTTCCTGGGCATTTTCATCCAGGATGACGTCGCGCCACGGGGTGTCTTCCACCACAAAGCCCTGGGCGTCCTTGAAGACGCAATTCATTTGCACCTGAATGCGGCGGTGCAGGCGGTTGCGGACATTGGCGGAGACCTGGAGCCGTCCATCGTCCAGACGGCGTTCCTGGATGCCGTGGCAGGTCACACTCGTCTGGGTGGCACGGTCCAGGAGCACGAAGTTGGCGCGGTTTTCCAAATCGTACTTGTTGGTGTTTTTGGGGGCATAAGCGCCGGTGTCAATGTTGCTGGTCTGGCAGCCGGTGACAAGCAGGGCTGCGGTGCACAAGAGGAGGGTGCCAAGAGGAGCATTCATAGGTCCATGCGGTTCACCGATTGGTCACTGACAAATAGGACCGTATCGCGGTCGGGCGCCACGGTCACATTCCATTGTTTGGTAAAAGTGCTTACGGGCTGGTGGTCCCGATTCCAAAACTCGATGGTCAGCGCATGCCGGCCCGGGGGCACTTGCAGGGCGGCAAA
This is a stretch of genomic DNA from Fontisphaera persica. It encodes these proteins:
- a CDS encoding YcfL family protein; its protein translation is MNAPLGTLLLCTAALLVTGCQTSNIDTGAYAPKNTNKYDLENRANFVLLDRATQTSVTCHGIQERRLDDGRLQVSANVRNRLHRRIQVQMNCVFKDAQGFVVEDTPWRDVILDENAQEGVSFVSTQPTAQKYTIRVRQAR